A single region of the Hoeflea prorocentri genome encodes:
- the flgK gene encoding flagellar hook-associated protein FlgK, producing the protein MSLSAAIRTAQSILSNTSKQTLVVSDNIANANNPNYARRAPMLQSNLGGSLSVSVHRTENKLLLSQSLDSISASHAQFIVADGFSRIKTTLGGNDNELSPSRYLGNLQTALQTLSATPGNTTLAATVVSDAKDLADNLNNASAAVQQLRLDADFAIKQGVDKLNSLLADFEQTNQTVVAGTLSGEDVSQALDKRDTLLREISSLVGIRTIERQGNDLAIYTTGGQTLFEKIPRSVSFVPTTGFDPTTNGNAIYIDGVPLAVGQGVQTSAKGELAAQLQVRDSIAPSYQNQLDEIARGLVVAFAEHDQSASALPDMPGLFTWAGGTVPTAPAIVPGMSGSIMVNPALVPGSGNPMLLRDGGINGAAYVSNPSGAAGFSGLLDSYVTGLNEPMDFDPTALAGSRTGLIEYTSGSIGWLEAGRSEASNASETRHAESTRILETYSKETGVNVDEEMTLMLKLEQSYKASTKLLATIDEMMNALMAVVR; encoded by the coding sequence ATGTCACTGTCAGCGGCGATTAGAACAGCTCAGTCGATATTATCGAACACTTCGAAACAGACACTTGTGGTTTCGGACAACATCGCCAATGCCAACAATCCGAACTATGCGCGGCGCGCTCCCATGTTGCAGTCGAACCTTGGGGGCTCGCTTTCTGTTTCCGTTCACCGCACCGAAAACAAGCTTCTGTTGTCGCAGTCGCTGGACAGCATTTCGGCCAGCCATGCGCAGTTTATCGTCGCCGATGGCTTTAGCCGCATCAAGACGACGCTGGGCGGCAACGACAATGAACTGTCGCCTTCGCGTTATCTGGGCAATCTTCAGACGGCTCTTCAGACCCTCTCGGCAACCCCCGGCAACACGACACTGGCCGCAACCGTTGTGTCCGACGCGAAAGACCTTGCCGACAATCTCAACAATGCCTCGGCTGCGGTTCAGCAACTGCGCCTCGATGCCGATTTTGCAATCAAGCAGGGAGTCGACAAGCTGAACAGCCTGCTTGCCGACTTTGAACAGACAAACCAGACAGTTGTTGCCGGCACACTCTCGGGCGAAGACGTCTCGCAGGCCCTGGACAAGCGCGACACCCTTCTCCGGGAGATATCGTCACTCGTCGGCATCCGCACGATCGAGCGTCAGGGCAACGATCTGGCAATCTATACCACCGGTGGTCAGACCCTTTTTGAGAAAATCCCGAGATCCGTCAGCTTTGTTCCCACCACCGGCTTTGATCCGACGACGAACGGCAACGCCATCTACATTGACGGTGTCCCGCTGGCTGTCGGCCAAGGCGTGCAGACCAGTGCCAAGGGCGAGTTGGCCGCACAATTGCAGGTGCGTGATTCCATTGCGCCCAGCTACCAGAACCAGCTCGATGAAATCGCCCGCGGACTTGTTGTTGCCTTTGCAGAGCACGACCAGTCCGCCAGCGCCTTGCCAGACATGCCTGGCCTTTTCACTTGGGCTGGCGGAACGGTGCCCACTGCTCCGGCGATTGTGCCGGGAATGTCCGGCTCGATCATGGTCAACCCGGCTTTGGTGCCGGGCTCCGGAAACCCCATGCTGCTGCGCGATGGCGGCATCAACGGTGCTGCCTATGTGTCTAACCCGTCGGGCGCGGCCGGCTTCAGTGGCCTCCTCGACAGCTATGTCACCGGCCTTAACGAGCCGATGGATTTTGACCCGACGGCACTCGCTGGAAGCCGGACGGGCCTGATCGAATATACATCCGGATCGATTGGCTGGCTGGAGGCCGGGCGCTCCGAGGCATCGAATGCGTCCGAGACACGGCATGCCGAGAGTACGCGTATCCTTGAGACCTATTCCAAGGAGACCGGTGTCAATGTCGACGAAGAGATGACGCTTATGCTGAAGCTCGAGCAGTCCTACAAGGCGTCGACAAAACTACTGGCCACAATCGATGAAATGATGAATGCACTTATGGCGGTTGTGAGGTAA
- a CDS encoding response regulator transcription factor, with product MIVVVDERELVTEGYTSLFGREGVPSAGFDPDEFGEWVHTAADSDIDAVEAFLIGQGSDNMVLPRVIRDRSKAPVIAVSDKPSLDTTLAFFDCGADDVVRKPIHPREILARAAAIRRRLEPEQEYTQIGQIRVYSDGRDPEIDGQPFPLPRRERRILEYLVANRGRRVTKAQIFNAIYGIFDDDVEENVVESHISKLRKKLRMRLGFDPVDSKRFLGYRIDWQ from the coding sequence ATGATCGTAGTGGTTGATGAGAGGGAATTGGTGACAGAGGGCTATACGTCCCTCTTCGGCAGGGAAGGCGTTCCGTCCGCCGGGTTCGATCCGGACGAGTTCGGTGAGTGGGTCCACACGGCGGCGGATTCAGACATCGATGCGGTTGAAGCCTTTCTGATCGGCCAGGGCAGTGACAATATGGTGTTGCCACGGGTTATCAGAGATCGGTCCAAGGCTCCTGTGATTGCTGTGAGTGACAAACCGTCGCTCGACACCACGCTGGCCTTCTTCGACTGTGGTGCCGATGACGTTGTCCGCAAACCCATTCACCCACGTGAGATCCTTGCAAGGGCCGCTGCCATCCGGCGCAGGCTTGAGCCTGAGCAGGAATACACGCAGATCGGCCAGATCCGCGTCTATTCCGACGGGCGCGATCCCGAGATTGACGGTCAGCCTTTTCCACTGCCGCGTCGCGAAAGGCGCATTCTGGAATACCTTGTCGCCAATCGCGGCCGCCGGGTCACCAAGGCGCAGATATTCAATGCCATCTACGGCATCTTTGATGATGATGTCGAAGAAAACGTTGTCGAAAGCCATATCAGCAAGCTTCGCAAGAAACTTCGCATGCGGCTCGGCTTCGACCCCGTCGATTCAAAGCGGTTCCTCGGTTACCGCATAGACTGGCAGTAA
- a CDS encoding flagellar hook protein FlgE, giving the protein MSLYGMMRTGVSGMNAQAARLGTVADNIANANTTGYKRSSTEFSSLVLPSGGGSYNSGGVSTSVRYAIAEKGNLQFTTSTTDLAIDGGGFFVVEDTAGTAFLTRAGSFIPDSEGNLVNAAGYKLMGYDFANGNPTPVVNGFDGLVPVNVLQGELVAVPSTNGIFTANLQSGAPVVTGTLPSANAAGSEYTAKSSLVVYDNLGEEVLLDFYYTKTAANTWEVSVFDQSGATAGTSFPYASGPLTTTTLTFDPTNGQLAAASPTGATFTVPDGQSLTIDFAKMTQLASDFSVGDATVNGNAPSKVTSVEIRGDGTVFAKYENGTLSPRFRIAMADVQSPDRLDPISGNVFSQNSESGVVTTGFAGSGSFGSIKSGALEASNVDIAGELTSMIESQRSFTANSKVFQTGSDLMDVLVNLKR; this is encoded by the coding sequence ATGAGCCTTTATGGAATGATGCGGACCGGAGTTTCCGGTATGAATGCCCAGGCGGCACGCCTCGGAACGGTGGCCGACAACATAGCCAACGCCAACACGACGGGCTACAAACGCAGCTCAACCGAGTTTTCATCCCTGGTCTTGCCGAGCGGCGGCGGATCTTACAACTCGGGCGGCGTCAGCACATCGGTTCGCTACGCGATTGCCGAAAAGGGCAATCTTCAGTTCACCACATCAACGACGGACCTGGCCATCGATGGCGGCGGCTTCTTTGTCGTCGAGGATACCGCAGGCACCGCTTTCCTGACCCGTGCCGGCTCGTTCATCCCTGACAGCGAGGGCAATCTTGTCAACGCCGCCGGCTACAAGTTGATGGGATATGACTTCGCTAACGGCAACCCGACGCCGGTGGTCAACGGTTTTGACGGCCTTGTGCCCGTGAACGTGTTGCAGGGCGAACTGGTGGCTGTGCCCTCGACCAACGGCATCTTTACGGCAAACCTTCAGTCCGGCGCACCGGTGGTGACCGGCACGCTGCCTTCCGCGAATGCCGCCGGTTCGGAATACACGGCAAAGAGTTCGCTGGTTGTCTATGACAATCTGGGTGAGGAGGTCCTGCTTGATTTCTACTATACAAAAACTGCGGCCAACACCTGGGAAGTCTCGGTGTTCGACCAGTCCGGCGCGACGGCCGGAACGTCGTTCCCTTATGCCTCAGGCCCGCTGACGACAACGACGCTGACCTTCGATCCGACCAATGGCCAGCTTGCGGCCGCCAGTCCGACAGGCGCGACGTTCACTGTGCCCGATGGTCAGAGCCTGACCATCGACTTTGCCAAGATGACCCAGCTCGCATCGGACTTCAGCGTCGGCGATGCAACCGTAAACGGTAACGCGCCGAGCAAGGTGACGAGCGTCGAGATCAGGGGAGACGGTACCGTCTTTGCCAAATATGAGAACGGCACGCTGTCTCCGAGGTTCCGCATCGCCATGGCTGATGTTCAAAGCCCCGACAGACTGGACCCGATTTCCGGAAATGTGTTCTCCCAAAACAGTGAATCGGGCGTGGTCACCACCGGCTTTGCCGGATCGGGCAGTTTCGGCTCTATCAAATCGGGAGCGCTGGAGGCATCCAATGTGGATATCGCCGGAGAGCTGACCAGTATGATTGAATCGCAGCGCAGCTTTACCGCAAACTCCAAGGTCTTCCAGACAGGTTCGGATCTCATGGACGTCCTGGTGAACCTCAAGCGCTAG
- a CDS encoding flagellar hook-length control protein FliK — protein MNSNPMSGPAKGAADTVAFAGKDRPKGHKALPAEDDQGRTFGAAVVEAGKKSAGKAKGLATGIKADAENIAAGGPAVRPEGLQKGERPSLSRPIELPVLRKSMPGEAAAKTDDNSAQVTAVQAGGEDLPVDAKTADMPENQPATKEQVLQEARPIEAAGAETDNPTPAQRAEKLTVEAAVTRPSAAEQAAGAMAVQASPARQHNGRSGEAANQANTNTALASNAGTPERDVQPHVAPRDASARGEQNAGHTGNGKPGPDIFGFAAERQASKFSGTAMPQPAADASPTPSPSTVTVVEARQFVGLSVTQSSAASVVNAIASEGQWGSALRGTESVSATTLNATQNTVNTLKIQLKPAELGAVDATLKLSGGRLVVELNAQTLEAYRHLSDSQQHILKSLKGQGYAVEQISVQHTVQDRGVTQQSSQSAGLGTGDSANQSGQNSSADNGGGSRPGRQEEHAHGDRPAGHEAADDDPHRVVSDAVYL, from the coding sequence ATGAATAGCAACCCGATGTCAGGTCCAGCCAAGGGCGCCGCCGACACGGTGGCATTCGCCGGCAAAGACAGACCGAAGGGCCACAAAGCTTTGCCAGCAGAAGATGATCAGGGGCGCACATTCGGTGCCGCCGTGGTTGAAGCCGGCAAAAAGAGCGCGGGCAAGGCAAAGGGTCTTGCCACCGGCATCAAGGCGGATGCGGAAAACATTGCTGCCGGCGGCCCGGCCGTCAGGCCGGAGGGATTGCAAAAAGGCGAGCGGCCTTCTCTTTCCCGCCCGATCGAGCTTCCTGTCCTTCGCAAATCCATGCCGGGCGAAGCTGCTGCGAAAACCGATGACAATTCGGCGCAGGTCACGGCTGTTCAAGCGGGCGGCGAGGATCTCCCCGTTGATGCAAAGACCGCCGACATGCCGGAAAACCAGCCGGCAACCAAAGAACAAGTCCTGCAGGAAGCCAGGCCCATAGAAGCAGCGGGAGCCGAGACTGATAATCCGACACCGGCACAAAGGGCGGAAAAGTTGACCGTCGAAGCTGCCGTAACCCGCCCATCTGCGGCGGAGCAGGCGGCAGGCGCCATGGCTGTCCAGGCCTCGCCGGCGCGCCAGCACAATGGCCGCTCCGGTGAGGCAGCAAATCAGGCGAATACCAACACGGCCCTTGCGTCGAATGCCGGTACCCCGGAGCGTGATGTGCAGCCGCATGTCGCGCCGCGCGATGCGAGTGCCCGCGGTGAGCAGAACGCAGGCCATACGGGCAATGGAAAACCCGGACCTGATATATTCGGTTTCGCTGCTGAACGACAGGCATCGAAATTCAGCGGCACGGCGATGCCGCAGCCGGCGGCTGACGCATCTCCCACGCCGTCGCCGAGCACCGTCACAGTGGTTGAGGCGCGCCAGTTCGTGGGCCTTTCAGTGACCCAGTCAAGCGCGGCCTCGGTTGTCAACGCGATTGCCAGTGAAGGCCAGTGGGGATCGGCGTTGCGCGGTACTGAATCAGTCTCCGCAACCACTTTGAACGCCACGCAAAATACGGTGAATACGCTGAAGATTCAGCTCAAGCCGGCAGAGCTCGGCGCCGTCGACGCAACACTGAAACTGTCCGGTGGGCGCCTGGTTGTTGAGCTCAATGCGCAAACGCTCGAGGCCTACCGGCATCTGTCGGATAGTCAGCAACATATCCTCAAATCACTGAAGGGACAGGGATATGCGGTCGAACAGATTTCCGTCCAGCATACGGTGCAGGATCGGGGCGTTACTCAGCAGTCTTCGCAATCAGCGGGCCTTGGCACCGGTGACAGTGCGAACCAGTCGGGTCAAAACAGCTCAGCCGACAATGGTGGGGGCAGCCGCCCGGGCCGTCAGGAAGAACACGCTCATGGTGACCGCCCGGCCGGCCACGAAGCTGCCGATGACGATCCGCACCGCGTTGTTTCTGACGCTGTTTATCTCTAG
- a CDS encoding transglycosylase SLT domain-containing protein produces MTIRTALFLTLFISSASVAYASACERHIAAAAKRHGVPVGILYSVGLTETGRKGSLHPYALNIEGKAVFARNLSEALKAFHAARRDGRTLIDLGCMQVNHYYHRDQFADLAAMLDPARNVDYAAKFLARLRGRHESWTMAVARYHAGPDNDPAQRKYVCRVIKNLVATGYGRWTAQAKAFCKYNL; encoded by the coding sequence ATGACGATCCGCACCGCGTTGTTTCTGACGCTGTTTATCTCTAGCGCATCTGTTGCTTACGCAAGCGCTTGCGAGCGTCACATTGCTGCGGCCGCTAAAAGGCACGGTGTTCCGGTCGGGATTTTATATTCGGTCGGGCTGACCGAGACCGGCCGCAAGGGTTCGCTCCACCCCTATGCGCTCAATATCGAGGGCAAGGCTGTTTTTGCCCGCAACCTGTCCGAGGCACTCAAAGCATTTCACGCGGCGCGGCGCGATGGTCGCACGTTGATTGATCTCGGCTGCATGCAGGTCAATCACTACTATCACCGCGATCAGTTCGCAGATCTCGCAGCCATGCTGGACCCGGCGCGCAATGTCGATTATGCGGCGAAATTTCTGGCCCGGTTGCGCGGGCGCCATGAGAGCTGGACGATGGCCGTTGCCCGATATCATGCCGGTCCGGACAACGATCCGGCGCAAAGGAAATATGTTTGCCGTGTCATAAAGAACCTTGTTGCGACCGGTTATGGCCGTTGGACGGCGCAGGCTAAGGCGTTCTGTAAATACAACCTATAA
- a CDS encoding flagellar hook-associated family protein, protein MKTTFVSTLAIQNAMRLTMQRAQSEIMDAHKEAVTQRHADIGLELGAQSSRHISLTRDVERMNTIISGNALVTNRLSASQNALTQMVEGAQTSLSALLSIVDINDQGRLSVIADTVSTSFSNFTAFANASVNGEYLLAGVNTDIRPMADYFEPGSTAKASFDAAYLSYFGHTQNDPLASSITPAQMDDFLTNHVEPLILGAGWDADWSSADSTVMTSRISANEVVDSSATINADGPKAMAMASVIISELLTTPLTDDTRGVLVERAIGYTSDAISGVNHQKAELGLSEQRIDKANEALNIQINVMSKYVGELESVDPYEASTRLTTLITQMEISYQLTARIQQLSLTNYL, encoded by the coding sequence ATGAAAACAACCTTCGTTTCAACACTCGCCATCCAGAACGCCATGCGCCTGACCATGCAGCGCGCGCAGTCTGAAATTATGGATGCGCACAAGGAGGCTGTCACCCAGCGTCATGCCGATATCGGGCTGGAACTTGGTGCACAATCATCCCGTCACATTTCGCTGACCCGCGATGTGGAGCGTATGAACACGATCATCTCAGGCAACGCCCTTGTGACGAACCGGCTTTCGGCCTCGCAAAACGCGCTGACGCAAATGGTGGAAGGCGCCCAGACGTCGCTCAGCGCACTCCTGAGCATTGTCGATATCAACGATCAGGGCCGTCTGAGCGTCATCGCTGATACGGTCAGCACGTCGTTCTCAAATTTCACAGCCTTTGCCAACGCCTCCGTCAACGGAGAATATCTGCTCGCCGGCGTCAATACGGACATCAGGCCGATGGCCGACTATTTCGAGCCCGGATCGACTGCCAAGGCCTCGTTCGACGCGGCCTATCTTTCCTATTTCGGTCACACCCAGAACGACCCGCTGGCATCCAGCATCACCCCCGCCCAGATGGATGATTTCCTGACCAATCATGTCGAGCCGCTGATCCTTGGGGCAGGCTGGGATGCGGACTGGTCCAGTGCCGACAGCACGGTCATGACCAGCCGCATTAGCGCCAATGAGGTGGTGGACAGTTCCGCAACGATCAATGCCGACGGGCCGAAGGCCATGGCGATGGCTTCGGTCATTATTTCCGAGCTGCTGACGACGCCCTTGACCGATGACACCCGCGGCGTGCTGGTCGAACGGGCGATTGGCTACACAAGCGACGCGATTTCGGGCGTCAATCATCAAAAGGCGGAGCTTGGGCTTTCGGAGCAGCGCATCGACAAGGCCAATGAAGCGTTAAACATCCAGATCAACGTCATGTCGAAATATGTCGGCGAACTGGAATCGGTCGATCCCTATGAGGCGTCGACACGGCTGACAACACTAATCACGCAAATGGAAATATCCTACCAACTGACGGCCAGAATCCAGCAGTTGAGTTTGACCAACTATCTCTAG